A single region of the Nicotiana sylvestris chromosome 6, ASM39365v2, whole genome shotgun sequence genome encodes:
- the LOC138870568 gene encoding flocculation protein FLO11-like has protein sequence MTSTSIPNTVPPSATLHNNHSITPPPHSLLVTPEEKHHTQPNNDEHRNYHRYQNTDFVQHVSSTPSTTPLPPPQAMPLHPQCSHQPLPSPTFTTAPHLAPNISNATVASAASCSSHHAATTNVTTTTTTLHAATTLHGSATTAKSCHPTTRNLRGDDLLPTRGHSNSGSSRSSDEPHSSTRYYHPPATTHHPSVITMAGGVSPTTTLWGVYTHRPTFGYG, from the exons ATGACATCAACCTCTATTCCTAACACTGTACCTCCATCTGCAACACTCCACAATAACCACTCAATCACTCCTCCTCCTCATTCTCTCTTGGTTACCCCAGAGGAAAAGCACCACACTCAACCTAATAATGATGAGCATCGAAACTACCACCGCTAT CAAAATACTGATTTCGTTCAACATGTATCGTCCACACCCTCCACGACACCATTACCACCACCACAGGCAATGCCGCTACATCCACAATGTTCACATCAACCACTACCATCACCAACCTTTACCACAGCTCCTCATCTAGCACCTAACATCTCAAATGCAACAGTGGCCAGTGCTGCCTCCTGTTCATCACACCATGCAGCTACAACCAATGTTACCACTACCACCACAACACTCCATGCAGCAACAACCCTTCATGGATCTGCAACTACTGCAAAATCATGTCACCCCACTACTAGAAACCTCAGAGGAGATGACCTTCTCCCTACAAGAGGGCATTCCAACTCAGGCTCATCAAGATCAAGTGATGAACCTCATTCATCAACAAGATATTACCATCCTCCAGCTACAACGCATCATCCATCAGTAATAACAATGGCAGGCGGCGTTTCTCCAACAACCACCTTATGGGGGGTATACACCCACAGACCAACTTTTGGTTATGGTTAG